CAGGCCGTTATAGGCGAAGAGGATCTGCACCAACAGGGGGGTGCCCCGAATGACCCAGATGTAGAACGCCGCAGGGTAGCGGAAGAGAGGGTTCCGCGAGAGCCGGGAGATCCCGGCAACAAGTCCGATGATCAACCCCGCGATCGAGGAGATCACCGTGAGCTTCAGGGTGACCTCGGCCCCAAAACGCAAGGATTGCGCGTAAAAGGAGATCTTTTCCGGAGTAAAACCGAAGAACGCGAGGTACCGTTCGAGCAGCCAGGCCAGCCCGTTAAAAAACGCGATGTAGGCGAGCCAAAGCCCCGCGCCGGCCAGCAACAACCCTAGTAGTAATCGCAACGCGCGCACGATGCCCCCAAAAACGGGAGGGGACACACCGCCCCTCCCGTCACTCGTTCACTTACTTACAGCGAATATCCTGACCGAACCACTTCTCCGAGATGGCCGCGTACGTGCCGTCCGCCAGGATCTCATCCAAGGCGTTGTTGAGCGCCGCGAGCAGGGTCTCGTTGCCCTTGGCCACGGCGATCCCGATCTCTTCCCGGACCAGCAGGTCGCTCAGCTGCAGCTCCACGTCCCGCTGCTTCATGGCTTCCAGGGCGGTGAACTGATCGGTAATCCAGGCGTCGATCCGCTGGTTCAAGAGGTCCTGCAGGGCGTCGGGGTTCGTCTGGTAGGTCTTGATCTCCTTGATCCCCTCGATGGTCTGCGCGTACTCGAAGTAGGTGGTGCCGACCTGGACCCCCACGACCTTGCCTTTGAGTTCCTCCGGGGTCCGGGGCCCGCCGGGCAGGGCCACGATCAGGTTACCGGTGCAGTAGTACGGCTTCGTGAAGTCCACCGCCTGGGCCCGCTCCGGGGTGATGGTGTGCGAAGCGATGACGAAGTCGAACCGGCCCTGGTTCAGGGCGATCAAGAGGGTGTCGAAGGCCTGCGCCTTCCACTCGTACTTCACCCCGAGCCGCTCGGCCAAGGCCTGGCCGATCTCGATGTCGAAGCCCACCAGGTTCCCCTCGTCAAAAAAGTTAAACGGCGGGAAGGCCCCTTCCGTACCGATGACGATCGTGCCGTCCGCCTGGATCTGGTCGAGGCTGCGGAAGCGCTGCGCCAAGCCCAGCGACGCCCATAGCATAAGCACCAGAAGAAGCCAGACGCGTTGTTTCATCCCACTACCTCCCATACGAAATTTTGAAGCAGCACAGTATGATTATACGGGTCTTTTCCCGTTACGCAAGCTGCTAAACTCATAACGGTGACGCTCACGCTGACCATCGAGAAACTCGTGACCGGCGGGCGGGGGCTCGCCCGCACGCCGGAAGGCGTCGTGATCGTGCGCGGCGGGCTCCCCGGAGAGCGCGTCCGCGCCCGGGTGCGCCGCCGGAAGAACCACCTCGAGGGTGAGGTCCTCGAGATCCTCGAGCCCTCCCCCGACCGGGTGGATCACCCGCTGCCGCCCGGCGCCGACCTTCCCCTCGCCTACGAGGCTCAACTCCCCGTCAAACAGGGCTTCGTGCGCGAAGCGCTCGCGCGCCTCGCAGGCCTCGAGGCCACCCTCGAGCCGATCGCTCCCTCCCCCGAGCCCATGGGGTACCGCACCGCAGCCCAGTTCGCCCTCCATCCCCTTGGGGGGCTGGCGTACCGCGTGCCGGGGTCGCACGAGCTGGTGCGGGCGCACACGGACCCTTTGCTCGCCCCGCCCCTCCAGGAAGCGCTCAGTTTGCTCAACACCTGGCCGCTCGCGAACGTCGTTGAGGTCGTGCTTCGGGGCAGTCTCCACGAGGGTCGCGTCCAGGTGGGGCTCATCGGGGGTAAGGCCCGCATGTTCCGCACGGTAGCGAAGGGCCTCGTGCGCGAGGGAATCGCCGGGGTGTGGTGGGGGGCCTTGGACCCCCGGGGGCGGTTTCGCGGCCCGGTCAAGCACCTCGCTGGAGCGGCGCACCTCCTCGAGGCGTTCGGCGAGGTCCTGGCCTCGGTGGACGTGGTGAGCTTCGCGCAGGTGAACCCTAGGGCGGCCGCACGGCTCTACCAGGAAGCCGCCGCGCTCGTTCACGGGGGCCGGCGCGCGGTGGAGCTCTACGCGGGGGGCGGGGTCCTCTCCTTTCACCTGGCCGCGGCCTTCGATGAGATCGTCGCGGTGGAGCTGAGCCGGGCCGCCATCCAAAAGGGCCAGGCTGACGCCCGGCGGCTGGGTCTGCCCAACGTGCGGTTTCACCGGGGGGACGCGCGCGAACTCGTCCGCTTCGCCCCTGCGGACCTCGTGGCGGTGGATCCGCCCCGCGCGGGGCTTGCCCCGGAGGTGGTGCGCACCCTCCTCGAGGCGCGGCCCCACCAAATCCTGTACATCTCCTGCGACCCAGCCACCTGGGCGCGGGACGTGAAACGGCTTGTGGCGGGCGGGTACCGGCTACGCTTCGCCCGCCCCTACGACTTCTACCCCTTCACCCACCACGTGGAGGTCCTGAGCCTGCTTGTACGCTGACCGCTCGGGCGTATAATCTCAAGCATGCTCGCCAAGCGCATCATCCCCTGCCTCGACGTCCACGCCGGCCGCGTGGTTAAGGGGGTGAACTTCGTGAACCTGGTGGACGCCGGGGACCCCGTCGAAGCCGCGCAGGCCTACGACCGGGCCGGGGCCGACGAGCTCGTTTTCCTAGACATCACCGCCACGCACGAGCAGCGCGCGATCCTGTTGGACGTCGTAGCTCGCGTCGCTGAAACGGTCTTCATCCCCCTCACCGTGGGGGGCGGGGTGCGCACCCTCGAGGACGCCCGTCGGTTGCTGCTCGCGGGAGCGGACAAGGTCAGCGTGAACTCCGCCGCGGTCAAGCGCCCCGAGCTCCTTACCGAGCTTGCAGGCCACTTTGGCTCCCAAGCCGTAGTCCTCGCGATCGACGCGAAACGCCAGGGGGCTTCCTGGGAGGTGTACGTCGCCGGGGGGCGCGTCCCCACGGGCCTCGACGCGGTAGCGTGGGCGGTGCGGGGCGCGGAGCTCGGCGCCGGGGAGATCCTGCTCACGAGCATGGACCGAGACGGGACGCGGAACGGGTACGACCTCGAACTGACCCGGGCCGTGGCCGAGGCCGTCCCGGTACCGGTGATCGCCTCGGGCGGCGCGGGGGAAAAAGCGCACTTCGCTCAGGCCTTCACCGAGGGAAAGGCCGACGCGGCCCTCGCGGCCAGCGTCTTCCACTTCGGGCAGATCCCGATTCCCGAGCTGAAGCGGTACCTGGCCGCGTCCGGGATTCCCGTTCGGCTGGAGGAGGCGAGCGTATGAACCTGGAGGAGGTCAAGTTCGACGAACGCGGACTGGTGCCGGTGGTGGTGCAGGACGCCGAGAGCGGCCAGGTGCTCACCCTCGCGTACGCGAACCGTGAGGCCCTCGAGCGCACCCTCGAGACGGGGTACAGCCACTTTTACAGCCGCTCCAGACAGGCCCTCTGGAAGAAAGGCGAGACCTCCGGGCACGTGCAGGAGGTTCTCGAGGTGCGCCTGGACTGCGACGGGGACGCGGTGCTGTACCGCGTGCGTCCCCGCGGCCCGGCCTGCCACACCGGCGAGGTCACCTGTTTTCACCGCGCCCTTTCCGACCAAGCCCCCCACCCGCCGCTCGGCGAGGTGCTCGAGCGGGTGTACCGGCAGATTCTGGAGCGCTTCGCGCAACAACCGGAGGGCTCTTACGTCGCCCGGCTGCACCGGGAGGGGCTGGACCGCATCCTGAAGAAGGTCGGGGAGGAGGCGGGCGAGGTGATCATCGCGGCGAAGAACGCGGACGCGGAGGAGCTCGCCTGGGAGGCAGCGGACCTGGTGTTCCACCTGCTGCTCGTCCTGGCAGAGGCGGGGCTTGCCCCGGAGGACCTCGCCCGCGTGCTGTGGGCGCGCCACAAGCCCTGAGATGGAAACGTTACCAGCCCCACATTTCCCGGGGTTTTTGCTATGGTGAAGCCATGAACATCGAACGCGAGCTCGTCCTCGAGATCGTCCGCGTCACCGAAAACGCCGCTCTGGCCGCCAGCCGCCACAGCGGCAAGGGCAATAAGCACGCCGTGGATCAGGCCGGGACCGAAGCCATGCGCACGGTCCTGAACGAGCTCGAGATCAGCGGCACCGTGGTTATCGGTGAGGGCGAGATGGACGAGGCCCCCATGCTCTACATCGGGGAGCGCCTCGGCAAGGGCGGCCCCGAGGTGGACATCGCAGTAGACCCCGTCGAGGGCACGAACATCACCGCCAAGGGACAGCCAAACTCCGTCGCGGTCCTCGCGATCAGCGAGAAAGGCGGGCTCTTCCACGCGCCGGACATCTACATGGAAAAGCTCATCGTCGGGCCGCCCGCCGCCGGGCGCGTGGACCTCACCTGGCCGGTCTCCGCGAACCTCAAGGCGATCGCCCTCTCCCTGCAGCGCTCGGTGGAGGACCTGGTGGTCGTGGTGCTCGAGCGCCCGCGCCACGAGAAGCTCATCCAGGAGATCCGCGAGGCCGGCGCGCGCGTCAAGCTGATCGGGGACGGCGACGTGATCGCGGCCATCTCCGCCGCGATCCGCGGCACCGGCGTGCACGCGGTGATGGGGATCGGCGGCGCGCCCGAAGGGGTGCTCGCCGCGGCGGCGTTGAAGTGCCTAGGGGGTGAGATCCAGGCCCGCTTCCTCCCCGAGACCGAGGAGGAACGCCAACGCCTCCACGCGATGGGCGCGAGCGAGGACCGCATCTACCGCACCGAGGACCTCGCCCCAGGCAAAGAGATCGTCTTCGCCGCGACCGGCATCACCGACGGGGATATCCTGGAGGGGGTGCGGTTCTTCGGCGGCGGGGCGCGGACCCACTCCCTCGCCATGGGGTACGCCACCCGCGTGGTGCGCTTCATCGACACCGTGCACCTCTTTGACCGCGGGGCACGGGTCACGATCCGCGTGTAAACCCGACCCGATCCCCCACCCGGGCCTAACCCCCGGGTGGGGCTTATTACGGCGCGCGCGACACCCGCGCCCACTGCGGCGAGAACAGGTACCACACCCGGTAGGGCTCGAGGTCCACCGGGTTCCCCTGGAGGTCGGTCAGCACGAACCCCCGCTCGTACCGCCATCGCACCGGGACCCGTTTGCCCATAAGGTAAACCTCCCCGTCCCCCCCACCGAGGTCGAGGGCGAGCCGGCCCACGTCGTCGATCTCGCGGGCCTGGCCTTTCAAGAGCACCACCGCCTTGACCCGCACCGGCCTTCCGGACTCGTCCCGCGCGGGCCGTCCGTTGCGGTACCAGGTGTACCCCCCCTCCTCAAAGCGGAACTCGCTGACGTACCCTTGCGCGTACCGCACCGCGACGCTCAGGCCAGGCTCCGCGTTCGGCGCGGGGGTGTAGGCCTCTCCTCTTAGGGTTTGGATCGTTTCCAGGCGCAGCTTTCGGAGCTCCTCGCGGAGCTTGTCCCCTCGAGCGTAGACGTTGTGCGGCCGGGCCCGCTCGTCATCCCGGTAGAAGGGGCTTTCTCGGAGACGGCCGAGGAGGATCTCATCGAAGGTGATCACGTCCCGCCGCTGGATGATCGCGAGCGCCTCGGGGCTCCCGCCCACGTGCACCAGGATCGCGCCCAGGTCTTGCGCGAGGCGCACGGTGTAGCTGCGGGCGCTGCGGACCGGCCCGATGCGGTCCCCCTCCCCTCCGGTGAAGACCGCCATCAGCCGGGTCACGCCCCCCTCAAAGGGCAGCTCGTACACGGCGACCGCCCGGTTCAACCCCGCCTGGGGGTACGCCCCGTCGGCGTTATCGATGCTTACCATGAGGGGCCGGTTCCGCTCGAGCTCGTACGGCTCCCGCCCCGGACCGATCGGCGCGCCCGCCTCGGGTCCTGGCAGCGGCTCCCCTCCAGCCGCCACCTCCGGTGCCGGGGGCGGCTCGAGCGGGGCGGGCGGCGCAGGCGCGAGTTCCGAAGCCTCTGCGCGGGGCGGCGCGGGCTCCGTTGGCACCTGGGGCGGCAGGGCCGCAGGCTCGAGGGGAAGCGGGGCGGGGGGCGCGGCCGGGGTGGCCTCTACCGGTGCGGGCGGGACGGGGGGTGGGGGCGGCGCGGCCGCCGCGGCCTCGGCGGACGGGGCGGGCGCGACCGGCTCGAACGCGGGGCCCGCCGCCTCAGGCGTGGGCTCCACCGCCGGTGGTGGCGCCTCGGGAGCCGCCGGCGCCGGTTCTTCCGCTCCGGTTGCCTCCACCGGAGCGGGGGGCACCGCAAGGGCCTCTTCCTCCACGATCGGCGGTGCCTCCGGAACACGGGCCGTTTGCGGCGCCGGTTCAGGCGCCGGAGGCACCTCGGGCTCCGACTCCACCGCTGGAGCCGCCTCCGCCGAGGTGGGCGGTTCGGGGGGCGCGGGCTCCGCCGCTGAGGGAGCGGCCTCCGGAGCGGGCGGCGACTCGGCCTGGGCGGGGACCGGCTCGGGCGCGGTGACCGGGGATGGGGAGGGTTCCGGGGCGGGTTCCGTCACCTCGGGCGCGGGCTGCTCTGCCGGCGGCGCGGGCGGCTCCTCCGCCGGGGCTGCCTCCGCCGGGACCGGCTCAGGCGCCTCGGCTACCGCTGGGGCCGGTTGATCCGCAGGCTCCGCCACCTCGGCCTCGACCTCCACAGCCGGAGGGGAAGGCGTGGCCTCCGCCGGAGCCGGCGCGGGCTCTGTCACCTCCGGGGGCGGCTGATCCACGGAGGGTTGCGGGGCCGGCTCCTCCGGCGCGCTCGCCGTTTCCAGCGCCGGCTCCGGCTCCACCTCCTCTACCTCGAGCGGCAACGGTGCGGGCGGCTCGGTCGCGACCTCCGGCTCCGGCAACGGTTCGGAAGGCGGGGCCGGGAGGGCGTCCTCCGCCCGCGCGGGGGCCCCCTCCCCCAGCTCGAGCACCAGGTACCCGGTCGCCTCCATGGGGGGTGGGGGCGGTACCGTTACCAGCACCAGGTAAAAGAGCATGAGGAGGGACGAGAACAGCAGTGCGAGAAGGAAGGCCCGGCGTTTCCGCTTCATGGGATCACAGCAATCGCTACGCGTTTCGCACCCGCCCGGCGGATCGTGTCCATGACCTCCACCACACGCCCGTGCGGCACTTTACGGTCCGCTCGAAGCACGACGGTGCCCACCGGGTCGTCCACCAGCGCGCCGCGTAGCGCGACAAGGAGGGTCGCGTCGTCCACAGCCTGGCCCTGCCAGTGCGCCTGCCCTTGGGCGTCCAGCACCACGACGGGCGCACTGGCGGGCTTCGCCTCACCCGTCACCGCCCCCGGAAGATCGATCGGCAACCCGGTCTCCGGGGTGATGAAGGTGCTCGTCACCATGAAGAAAACCACGAGCAAGAACACGATGTCGATAAACGGGGCCAGGTTGATCGCAGGGTCAAGCTTCGGCCTTCTGCGCATTGTCGACCTCTACAAGCGCGCCGAGGAGCTCCTCGCGCCGTTGCTCGAGCTCGGTCAGGAGGTCCTCCACCCGGCCCGCAAGATAGTGGTACCCCATGAGAGCCGGGATGGCGACGATCAGCCCCCCGGCGGTGGTGAAGAGCGCTTCCCCAATCCCGCCCGCCAGCAGCTGCGCGGTGGTCTGCCCCTCCACAGCCAGCACGTTAAAGGCGCGTATCATACCGGTCACGGTGCCCAATAACCCCAATAGCGGCGCGACCTGAGCAGTCACGCTGAGGACCGCCAGCCCGCGCGAAAGCCGGGCTTCCTCCTCCAACAGCGCGGCTTTAAGCGCCGCGTCTACCGCGGCGACCCCGTACGGCACGCGAGGCAGCCCTGCGAGCACGAACCGCCCCAGGGTCCCGCCGTGAATCCGGCAGGCTTCCATCGCAGGCTCTAGCCGCCCCCTGCGGAGGCAGGCCTCAACCTCGCGCATCAGCTTGTCCCCCCCGAGGCGCTCCCGCCGGAGCGAAAGAAACCGCTCGAAGAACACGTACGCGGCGTACACGGTAAGGAGGAGCAAGATCACCAGAATCCATCCGCCCTGCGAGACCTGCAACATGCCCCCAGTCTACCCACCCCCGAAATGAGAAAGTAAGCCCACACTCCGCCTGTCCATCCCAAGGCTAAACTCGCTCCGTATGGACGCGAAGACCACGCATTCCGACCCTCTTCCCCCGCTCGTGCAGGCCGCAGGTCAGGTGCTGGCCGTCTCGTACCCGCTGCTCGCCTTCTCCACCGGAGGACGGGCCGTGTACCAGCTCTTCTTCAAACCCAACGTCACCTACTACCTCCCCCCCCTCCTCAGCCTGGTGGCCGCCCTGTGCTACCTCCTGGCCACGATCGGGTTCGTCGTGCGCCGACGGTGGGCCTGGCGGCTTTCGGTGGGGGTGCTCGCCTTCGAGACCATCATGACCCTCCTCGTGGGGACCCTGAGCCTCCTGGAGCCCGAGTTCGTGGGGCGCACCGTGTGGCGGCTCTACGGGATCGATTACGGGTTTTTCCCGCTGGTACAACCGATCCTCGGCCTCATCTGGCTGCTCTGGCCAGGCACCCGGAAGGCCTACATGACCTCATAACGGGCAAGTGATAGGATCAAGGGCATGAGGTGGCTTCGTGACCGTCGGCTCGAGCCGATCGCCGAGAAGGTTCTGGCCGGCGAACGGATCAGCTTCGAGGAAGGCCTGCTCCTGTACCGCACCCCGGACCTCCCCGCCCTGATGCGCCTCGCGAACATCGTGCGGGAACGCAAGCACGGGGACAAAACCTACTTCGTGCACAGCCTGCGCCTCTCCCAAACCAACATCTGCTACGTGGGCTGCACCTTCTGCGCCTTCCAGCGCCGGTTCGGGGAGGAAGGCGCCTGGGACTGGGATGTGGACGAGGTGATCGCGTGGGTGCGCGAGCGTTACCAACCGGGCCTCACCGAGATCCACATCTCCTCCGGGCACCACCCCAAGCGGCCCTTCAGCTACTACCTCGAGCTCGTCTCGGCCCTAAAAACCCACTTTCCCGGGGTGCAGGTCAAGGCCTGGACCGCGGCGGAGATCCACCACTTCACCAAGATCGCGAAGGCCGATTACCGGACCGTGCTCACCGAGCTGAAGGCCGCGGGGCTCGACGCGATGCCCGGCGGCGGCGCGGAGATCTTCGCTGAACGGGTCCGCAGGCAGATCGCCCGCGCCAAGGTCAAGGCCGAGGGGTGGCTCGAGGTGCACCGGACCGCGCACGAGCTCGGCATCCCCACCAACGCCACCATGCTCTACGGGCACATCGAGACCCTCGAGGAGCGCCTGGACCACATGGACCGCCTGCGCCAGTTGCAGGACGAGACCGGCGGGTTCATGAGCTTCATTCCTCTGGCCTTCCAACCGGACGGGAACCCCCTCGCGCGCGCCCTTGGAAAGCGCGAGTTCACCACGGGGGTGGACGACCTCCGGAACCTGGCCGTCGCGCGGATCTACCTGGACAACTTCCCGCATATCAAGGGGTACTGGGCGACGCTCACCCCCGAACTGGCTCAGGTCTCGCTGCACTGGGGCGTGACGGACATCGACGGCACCCTGATCGAGGAACGCATCGTGCACATGGCCGGAAGCCCCACGCCGGAAAGCCTCACGAAGGAGGAACTCGCCGGAATCATCCGTTCCGCGGGGCGCATCCCGGTCGAGCGCGACGCGGTGTACAACGAGATCCGGGTCTACGACACCCCTGCCCCCCACCCCTGACCATGTACACCCTCGGCATCCCTCCCTACGCGAACACCGCGCCGTTGTTTTACTACCTCGAGCCCGGGTACGGCCTGGAGGTGCGGCGCGGCGTGCCGACCGAGCTCAACCGCTGGTTGCTGACGGGCGAGGTGGACCTCTCCCTGGTCTCCGCGTACTTCTACCTACAGCACCAGGACCGGCTCTGCGCCCTGCCGGACTTTTCCGTCGCGGTGCTGGGCCCGGTGTATTCGGTGAACCTGTTCCACCGCGTGCCCTGGACCGCCCTCCGCCGGGTCGCGGTCACGACCGAGTCCGCCACCTCGGTCCGGCTCCTCGAGTACCTGATCGCCCAGGACGGCGTTTACCCCGAGTTCGTTCGGGAGGCGGGAGGGTTGGAGCTTCTGGAGACCTACGACGGGGTGCTGCTGATCGGCGACCGCGCGATCCAGGCGTACGCCGGCCTGCTGGACGCGCCTCCGCGCTCGGTGCACCACCTGCCCACCCGCCTTCAGGGCCTCGAGGTCACGGACCTCTCGATGCGCTGGTTCGAACGCACCCGGCTGCCCTTCGTCTTTGCGGTGTGGGCTACCCGCAAGGACGCCCCGCCTCCACCGGAGGTCGTGGACCGGCTGCGCGAGGCGCGCTCGAGGGGCCTCGGCCATCTCGCCGCGATCGCCCGGGAGGAAGCCGAGCGGCTCGGGGTGTCCGCGAGGCTCATCCAGCATTACCTGTGGAACTTCCGGTACCACCTCGAGGTCCCGGATCGGCTGGGGCTCGAGGCCTTCGCCCGAGCGGTGGGGCTTCCCGAACCGGGGGCGTACTGGGAGGTCTAGCCGCTCCGCTGAACACAACCGCCGGCCCGAAGCGCTTCGGGCCGGCGCATCCAAAGGGCGTTTAGCGGATCACCCGCACCTTGACCCTCACGGTGACCTCCTGGCCGTCCCGCCACACCTTGAGGGTGACCGTGTCGCCGGGTTTTTTGGTGAAGAGGACGCTCCGGAGGTCGGTGATGTTGCGGATGGGCTGGCCGTCCGCCTCGAGGATCACGTCGCCGTCCACGCCGAGGTCTACGGTCTGCCCGCTAGGCGTGCTGAGGAAGACGAACCGCTCCGGCGCCTTCAGCCCCGCCTCCTCGGCCGGACTGCCCGGCTCCACCTCCATCACCATCAACCCACGATCGGGGAGGTTGAACCGCTCCCGCACCCGTTCCGGGAAGTTGCGCAGGTCCAGGATCTGCACCCCGAGCCGGGGACGGCTGCGGACCAGAGCCTCGCGGTCCAGGGTTTTTCCGGCTTTCAGTTCGGGCAGAACCTCCTTGGCCTGGTTGATCGGGATGGCGAACCCGACCCCCGCGAACTGCGCCGCCCCGAACTGCGCGGTCGGGGTGAAGATGAAGGTGTTGATCCCGATCACCTCACCCCGGGAGTTGAGGAGCGGCCCGCCGGAGTTGCCGGGGTTGATCGCGGCGTCGGTCTGGATCACCCGCAGCACCAAGGGATCCGCTCCGCTGGGGTTGGTGCGCACCGCGGAGACGATCCCCTCAGTCACCGAAAACTCTAGCCCGAAGGGGTTCCCCATCGCGATGACCTTCTGCCCCACCTGGATCGCGTCCGAGTCCCCTAAGGGGATAGGGGTGAGCTTCTCAGGAGGAACGTCCACCTTCAACAGGGCCAGGTCCAGCGGGGGTGCGGTGCCGACGACCTTGGCCGTGTAGTCGGTGGGGTCGTTGTGGAAACGCACGGTGATGATGTCGGCCCCTCGGATTACGTGGAAGTTCGTGAGGATATACCCATCTTTATCGATCACGAACCCCGAGCCCGTCCCTTCGCGTGGGGGCTCCACGAAGGGTTGGAAGAAGGGGGCGAACTCCTCAAACCCGGGGGGCAGCGCGGGCCGTACCGCTCGGGGCTGGGTGCGCACGGAGACGAACACCACCCCGTCCCCAAAGGCCTTGACGATGCCGATGGTGTTGCGCTCGTTTTCGAGGAAGGCCTGAGCTTCATTCAACGGCGCAACCGCGGGGGCCTCGCTTCCCGTCTGCCCCAGGGCGCTCGAGCCAGTCCACCACGCGGCACCTACGGCGAGAAGGGCGGCCATCCCCGCGATCACGGCCGGTCTTTTCCACACCATTTCACACTCACCTCCGCAACTTATTTTAGTCGATCAACTTAAAGGCTCATGAGGGACACCCGACCTACGGGTGCTGTGTATCCTGAGGGCGTGAGGGTCTTCGTGATCAACCCCGGCTCGACCAGCACCAAGCTGGCCCTGTTCACGGTGGACGCCAGCGGGGCGCACCCCCTCGAGCGCGCCGAGTTGTCCCACCCCCAAGGCCAGAGCGCCCGGGAAGACCTCGCCGCGCGCGAACCTCTCGTCCGCGACCTCGCCGCCCAATGGCGGCCCTTCGACGCCATCGCCGCACGCGGCGGCCTCGTCGGTCCGGTACGGCCTGGCGTCTACGCCGTCGACGACGCCCTAACCCAAGTCTGCCTCGAGGCCCCCCACGGCTACCACCCCGCGAACCTCGGCGCGCCCCTCGCCCAACGGCTCGCTGCCCAGTACCGGGTGCCCGCCTACGTGGTGGACCCCCCCACGGTAGACGAGATGGCAGCGGTCAGCCGGATCACCGGCGTGCCGGGAATCGAACG
This region of Marinithermus hydrothermalis DSM 14884 genomic DNA includes:
- a CDS encoding ABC transporter substrate-binding protein; translated protein: MKQRVWLLLVLMLWASLGLAQRFRSLDQIQADGTIVIGTEGAFPPFNFFDEGNLVGFDIEIGQALAERLGVKYEWKAQAFDTLLIALNQGRFDFVIASHTITPERAQAVDFTKPYYCTGNLIVALPGGPRTPEELKGKVVGVQVGTTYFEYAQTIEGIKEIKTYQTNPDALQDLLNQRIDAWITDQFTALEAMKQRDVELQLSDLLVREEIGIAVAKGNETLLAALNNALDEILADGTYAAISEKWFGQDIRCK
- a CDS encoding class I SAM-dependent RNA methyltransferase, which encodes MTLTLTIEKLVTGGRGLARTPEGVVIVRGGLPGERVRARVRRRKNHLEGEVLEILEPSPDRVDHPLPPGADLPLAYEAQLPVKQGFVREALARLAGLEATLEPIAPSPEPMGYRTAAQFALHPLGGLAYRVPGSHELVRAHTDPLLAPPLQEALSLLNTWPLANVVEVVLRGSLHEGRVQVGLIGGKARMFRTVAKGLVREGIAGVWWGALDPRGRFRGPVKHLAGAAHLLEAFGEVLASVDVVSFAQVNPRAAARLYQEAAALVHGGRRAVELYAGGGVLSFHLAAAFDEIVAVELSRAAIQKGQADARRLGLPNVRFHRGDARELVRFAPADLVAVDPPRAGLAPEVVRTLLEARPHQILYISCDPATWARDVKRLVAGGYRLRFARPYDFYPFTHHVEVLSLLVR
- the hisF gene encoding imidazole glycerol phosphate synthase subunit HisF, whose amino-acid sequence is MLAKRIIPCLDVHAGRVVKGVNFVNLVDAGDPVEAAQAYDRAGADELVFLDITATHEQRAILLDVVARVAETVFIPLTVGGGVRTLEDARRLLLAGADKVSVNSAAVKRPELLTELAGHFGSQAVVLAIDAKRQGASWEVYVAGGRVPTGLDAVAWAVRGAELGAGEILLTSMDRDGTRNGYDLELTRAVAEAVPVPVIASGGAGEKAHFAQAFTEGKADAALAASVFHFGQIPIPELKRYLAASGIPVRLEEASV
- the hisIE gene encoding bifunctional phosphoribosyl-AMP cyclohydrolase/phosphoribosyl-ATP diphosphatase HisIE; protein product: MNLEEVKFDERGLVPVVVQDAESGQVLTLAYANREALERTLETGYSHFYSRSRQALWKKGETSGHVQEVLEVRLDCDGDAVLYRVRPRGPACHTGEVTCFHRALSDQAPHPPLGEVLERVYRQILERFAQQPEGSYVARLHREGLDRILKKVGEEAGEVIIAAKNADAEELAWEAADLVFHLLLVLAEAGLAPEDLARVLWARHKP
- the glpX gene encoding class II fructose-bisphosphatase, encoding MNIERELVLEIVRVTENAALAASRHSGKGNKHAVDQAGTEAMRTVLNELEISGTVVIGEGEMDEAPMLYIGERLGKGGPEVDIAVDPVEGTNITAKGQPNSVAVLAISEKGGLFHAPDIYMEKLIVGPPAAGRVDLTWPVSANLKAIALSLQRSVEDLVVVVLERPRHEKLIQEIREAGARVKLIGDGDVIAAISAAIRGTGVHAVMGIGGAPEGVLAAAALKCLGGEIQARFLPETEEERQRLHAMGASEDRIYRTEDLAPGKEIVFAATGITDGDILEGVRFFGGGARTHSLAMGYATRVVRFIDTVHLFDRGARVTIRV
- a CDS encoding DUF3048 domain-containing protein is translated as MKRKRRAFLLALLFSSLLMLFYLVLVTVPPPPPMEATGYLVLELGEGAPARAEDALPAPPSEPLPEPEVATEPPAPLPLEVEEVEPEPALETASAPEEPAPQPSVDQPPPEVTEPAPAPAEATPSPPAVEVEAEVAEPADQPAPAVAEAPEPVPAEAAPAEEPPAPPAEQPAPEVTEPAPEPSPSPVTAPEPVPAQAESPPAPEAAPSAAEPAPPEPPTSAEAAPAVESEPEVPPAPEPAPQTARVPEAPPIVEEEALAVPPAPVEATGAEEPAPAAPEAPPPAVEPTPEAAGPAFEPVAPAPSAEAAAAAPPPPPVPPAPVEATPAAPPAPLPLEPAALPPQVPTEPAPPRAEASELAPAPPAPLEPPPAPEVAAGGEPLPGPEAGAPIGPGREPYELERNRPLMVSIDNADGAYPQAGLNRAVAVYELPFEGGVTRLMAVFTGGEGDRIGPVRSARSYTVRLAQDLGAILVHVGGSPEALAIIQRRDVITFDEILLGRLRESPFYRDDERARPHNVYARGDKLREELRKLRLETIQTLRGEAYTPAPNAEPGLSVAVRYAQGYVSEFRFEEGGYTWYRNGRPARDESGRPVRVKAVVLLKGQAREIDDVGRLALDLGGGDGEVYLMGKRVPVRWRYERGFVLTDLQGNPVDLEPYRVWYLFSPQWARVSRAP
- a CDS encoding ExbD/TolR family protein; protein product: MRRRPKLDPAINLAPFIDIVFLLVVFFMVTSTFITPETGLPIDLPGAVTGEAKPASAPVVVLDAQGQAHWQGQAVDDATLLVALRGALVDDPVGTVVLRADRKVPHGRVVEVMDTIRRAGAKRVAIAVIP
- a CDS encoding MotA/TolQ/ExbB proton channel family protein — its product is MLQVSQGGWILVILLLLTVYAAYVFFERFLSLRRERLGGDKLMREVEACLRRGRLEPAMEACRIHGGTLGRFVLAGLPRVPYGVAAVDAALKAALLEEEARLSRGLAVLSVTAQVAPLLGLLGTVTGMIRAFNVLAVEGQTTAQLLAGGIGEALFTTAGGLIVAIPALMGYHYLAGRVEDLLTELEQRREELLGALVEVDNAQKAEA
- the mqnE gene encoding aminofutalosine synthase MqnE produces the protein MRWLRDRRLEPIAEKVLAGERISFEEGLLLYRTPDLPALMRLANIVRERKHGDKTYFVHSLRLSQTNICYVGCTFCAFQRRFGEEGAWDWDVDEVIAWVRERYQPGLTEIHISSGHHPKRPFSYYLELVSALKTHFPGVQVKAWTAAEIHHFTKIAKADYRTVLTELKAAGLDAMPGGGAEIFAERVRRQIARAKVKAEGWLEVHRTAHELGIPTNATMLYGHIETLEERLDHMDRLRQLQDETGGFMSFIPLAFQPDGNPLARALGKREFTTGVDDLRNLAVARIYLDNFPHIKGYWATLTPELAQVSLHWGVTDIDGTLIEERIVHMAGSPTPESLTKEELAGIIRSAGRIPVERDAVYNEIRVYDTPAPHP